From a single Apium graveolens cultivar Ventura chromosome 2, ASM990537v1, whole genome shotgun sequence genomic region:
- the LOC141695374 gene encoding uncharacterized protein LOC141695374, with protein sequence MFADEKRGGRDHPRSCLNGFGEVIRDCELVDLGFVGEKYTWEKPRGKANWVQERLDRGLATQQWRNLFHLAEVRVLEVATSDHLPLYLQLNKQVYVPRRKRFQFENIWIKEKDCFNLVKDSWEHTAGKPILEKMSYCALRLEEWGGGISHEFNQQLLECRKNLRKFRAHRDVPGIQTYNAVRWEYLNLLERKEVYWKQRAKQMWLQHGDQNTKFYHQFASARKTNNGFKRIKDTGGEWKETEEEIQGVITNYYAEVFQTLGLNGKLSDRETVNQVTEDENANLVAEITYEEVRSAVFSMHPDKSPGQDGLNPAFFQTYWCIVGTDVVQFCQHFLSTGELPSGINQTLVCLIPKVKEPQAMTDLRPISLCNVLVRILSKVMANRLKPCLKLLISDKQSAFIEGRLLNDNALIAFEVNHYMKRLSQGTKGIAGFKIDISKAYDRLEWEFIRNMMIKFGFTDLWIERIMGLINSVSYSFIRNGNVFGEVIPSRGVRQGDPISPYIYIMCAEGLSSIIRRNEEVGLLHGCKIARGAPTISHLLFADDCYFFFRATKTEANIMKRILGRYESISGQMINYTKSSVNFSSNTIGRDRRDACQQLGVNEVQNPGKYLGMPMCVGRRKAATFSFLSDKINQKLQLWQNQTLSKAGKVTLLKTAAQVVPNFWMSMLLIPLEVSDRIEKSMNAFWWGSGNSGRGIKWISWERLCTVKEDGGLGFKRLREFNVAMLAKQAWRVINNANPLLTDLLRARYFPNSNFLDAKLGSSPSYVWRSLMEAQGVIRQGYRRRIGDGKDTKIWKVPWLPCSLNGYLTTDIPEELQDITVENLMDESKRAWDDDVLQNICNARDCELIKKIPIPRIRKNDSWFWYFDEKGEFSVKSCYRHIRGERECLEKVFWKKLWGLKLPGKVTNLLWRTCRGVLPTAVALARKHVEVSTVCSWCQRAAEDDMHILFQCCFARDLWDKVGLAELVTVSPSDTVMTILKRVFQNGGHQRNGLVGMLCWNLWYRRNNWVWNRINTSSFGVKSRTVNMLAEWNRAREDMQKQTARTQASNRIWSKPPEGWVKINVDAACMLRTGQMGVGCVIRDECGRFMRARSQVVQGCLQPREVEAIGLREALSWTKNWRRSKCIFECDAKALVEAVNGEGGQSYFHTIVDDCKDIIKHFDEVLVTFVPRSANMVAHLLAKATYSMSGLQEWVSTAPDFIICNIASEEG encoded by the coding sequence ATGTTTGCAGATGAGAAGAGAGGAGGTAGGGACCATCCACGCAGTTGCTTAAATGGTTTTGGGGAAGTTATAAGGGACTGTGAGCTTGTGGATTTGGGGTTTGTGGGAGAGAAATATACTTGGGAGAAACCGAGGGGAAAGGCTAACTGGGTGCAGGAGCGGCTTGACAGGGGTTTAGCCACACAGCAATGGAGGAATTTGTTTCATTTGGCTGAAGTTCGGGTTCTTGAAGTGGCTACCTCAGACCACTTACCTCTATACTTACAGTTAAATAAACAAGTATATGTGCCAAGGCGTAAGCGGTTTCAGTTTGAGAACATATGGATAAAAGAGAAGGATTGTTTTAATTTAGTAAAGGATAGCTGGGAACATACAGCAGGGAAACCAATCTTGGAGAAAATGAGTTATTGTGCACTCAGACTGGAGGAATGGGGAGGGGGTATCAGTCATGAATTTAATCAACAGCTTTTGGAGTGTCGAAAGAACTTAAGGAAATTCAGAGCTCATCGAGATGTACCAGGGATTCAAACGTATAATGCAGTGAGATGGGAGTATTTGAATTTACTGGAAAGGAAGGAGGTGTATTGGAAGCAACGTGCGAAGCAAATGTGGCTGCAGCATGGGGACCAAAATACGAAATTCTATCATCAGTTTGCATCAGCAAGGAAAACGAATAATGGGTTTAAACGTATTAAAGATACAGGGGGTGAATGGAAAGAAACTGAGGAGGAAATACAAGGAGTAATTACGAATTATTATGCAGAAGTGTTCCAAACTTTGGGGCTGAATGGCAAGTTATCAGACCGAGAAACAGTGAATCAGGTGACAGAAGATGAGAATGCAAACTTAGTGGCTGAGATTACGTATGAGGAGGTCAGAAGTGCAGTGTTCTCCATGCACCCGGATAAGTCACCTGGGCAAGATGGTTTAAATCCGGCATTCTTTCAAACTTATTGGTGCATAGTTGGAACAGATGTGGTCCAATTCTGCCAGCATTTTCTGAGTACGGGAGAGCTCCCAAGTGGAATAAATCAAACGCTGGTATGTCTAATTCCAAAAGTTAAAGAACCTCAAGCAATGACTGATCTACGACCAATTTCATTGTGTAATGTGTTAGTTCGCATACTTTCTAAAGTCATGGCGAATAGATTAAAACCTTGTTTGAAATTGTTGATTTCGGATAAGCAAAGCGCATTTATAGAGGGGAGATTGCTTAATGATAATGCATTGATAGCGTTTGAAGTTAATCATTATATGAAAAGATTGTCTCAGGGAACTAAGGGAATTGCAGGGTTTAAAATAGACATTTCAAAAGCCTATGATAGGTTGGAATGGGAGTTTATTCGAAACATGATGATAAAGTTTGGATTCACTGACTTGTGGATTGAACGGATAATGGGTTTGATCAATTCAGTTTCCTACAGTTTTATTCGAAATGGGAATGTTTTTGGAGAGGTCATTCCATCCCGGGGGGTGCGACAAGGCGACCCAATATCTCCGTATATATATATCATGTGTGCGGAGGGGCTTAGTTCTATTATTCGAAGGAATGAAGAGGTTGGTTTATTGCACGGGTGTAAAATTGCTCGGGGTGCACCTACGATATCACATTTATTATTCGCGGATGATTGTTACTTCTTCTTTCGAGCCACAAAGACAGAAGCTAATATTATGAAGCGGATTCTGGGTAGGTATGAGAGTATATCGGGACAAATGATTAATTACACAAAGTCATCAGTCAATTTTTCCTCGAATACTATTGGACGAGATAGAAGGGATGCATGCCAGCAGTTGGGTGTAAATGAAGTTCAGAATCCGGGTAAGTATTTGGGGATGCCCATGTGTGTAGGAAGGAGAAAAGCTGCAACTTTTTCTTTTCTATCTGACAAGATTAACCAAAAATTACAGCTTTGGCAGAATCAGACCTTATCTAAGGCAGGTAAAGTGACCTTACTAAAAACAGCAGCTCAGGTGGTTCCAAATTTCTGGATGAGCATGTTGTTGATCCCACTGGAGGTGTCTGACAGAATTGAAAAGAGTATGAATGCGTTTTGGTGGGGGAGTGGAAATTCGGGTAGAGGGATTAAATGGATATCTTGGGAGAGACTATGTACGGTTAAAGAAGATGGTGGTCTGGGCTTCAAGAGATTAAGGGAATTTAACGTGGCAATGTTAGCAAAACAGGCTTGGCGCGTGATAAATAATGCAAACCCATTACTAACAGATTTACTCCGTGCTCGGTATTTTCCCAACTCAAACTTTCTGGATGCAAAGCTTGGGAGCAGTCCTAGCTATGTATGGCGGAGTTTAATGGAGGCTCAAGGTGTGATAAGGCAAGGTTACAGACGTCGTATTGGGGACGGAAAAGATACAAAAATCTGGAAGGTGCCATGGTTACCTTGTTCTTTAAACGGGTATCTCACAACTGATATACCTGAAGAATTGCAGGATATAACGGTGGAGAATTTGATGGATGAGAGTAAGAGAGCATGGGATGACGATGTGTTACAAAATATTTGTAATGCTCGAGATTGTGAGCTGATAAAGAAGATTCCAATTCCAAGGATTAGGAAAAATGATTCTTGGTTCTGGTATTTTGatgagaaaggggaattttcaGTTAAGTCATGTTATAGACATATTCGAGGAGAGCGGGAGTGCCTAGAGAAGGTGTTCTGGAAAAAGCTATGGGGTCTTAAACTACCAGGAAAGGTTACAAATCTTTTATGGCGCACTTGCAGAGGGGTACTGCCTACAGCTGTTGCTTTGGCTAGAAAACACGTAGAGGTAAGTACAGTGTGCTCATGGTGTCAAAGGGCTGCGGAGGATGATATGCATATTCTTTTTCAATGTTGTTTTGCTAGGGATTTGTGGGATAAAGTTGGCCTTGCAGAGCTGGTAACTGTTTCACCGAGTGACACTGTTATGACAATCTTAAAGCGCGTATTTCAGAATGGTGGACATCAACGAAATGGTTTAGTTGGAATGTTATGCTGGAATCTGTGGTATAGGAGAAACAACTGGGTTTGGAACCGTATAAACACTTCAAGTTTTGGAGTAAAGTCTAGGACGGTAAATATGCTAGCAGAATGGAACCGTGCCAGGGAAGATATGCAGAAACAAACAGCTCGGACTCAAGCGAGTAATCGAATATGGAGTAAACCTCCTGAAGGGTGGGTTAAGATCAATGTAGACGCTGCTTGTATGTTGCGAACTGGGCAGATGGGAGTGGGGTGTGTGATCAGAGATGAGTGTGGCCGTTTTATGCGAGCTAGGAGTCAGGTGGTGCAGGGATGTCTGCAGCCAAGGGAAGTTGAGGCAATAGGCTTAAGGGAAGCTTTATCGTGGACAAAGAATTGGAGACGAAGTAAGTGTATCTTTGAATGTGATGCTAAGGCTTTGGTGGAAGCTGTTAATGGTGAGGGTGGTCAATCCTATTTCCATACGATTGTGGATGATTGTAAAGATATTATTAAACACTTTGATGAAGTGTTAGTGACTTTTGTCCCTAGATCTGCGAATATGGTAGCACACTTGTTAGCAAAAGCTACGTATTCTATGTCAGGTCTTCAGGAGTGGGTATCTACTGCTCCAGATTTTATCATTTGTAATATTGCCTCTGAGGAGGGTTAA
- the LOC141695383 gene encoding uncharacterized protein LOC141695383, with translation MSAPATSLEDLYAQLTVEDEGEGGVIVADGEVRNQQATYVLVGRFLTEKNINFKAMQNVLASLWRPKEGMEIHDIGGHRYSFVFYHILDMQKVVEGGPWTFEQSLLAYHRLEGNEDPHLVNLHTSDMWVQVYDLPKGFNSEQIFMNIGNFVGKFVKSDPANLSGGWRMNARVRVTMDLDKPLKRRMRIKRE, from the coding sequence ATGTCGGCACCGGCAACAAGCTTGGAGGATCTGTATGCACAGCTCACGGTGGAAGATGAGGGGGAAGGAGGAGTAATTGTTGCGGATGGAGAAGTCAGAAATCAACAAGCCACATATGTCTTGGTAGGACGTTTTCTTACAGAGAAAAATATTAACTTTAAGGCCATGCAAAATGTTCTTGCTTCGCTGTGGCGTCCAAAGGAAGGAATGGAAATCCATGACATCGGAGGCCATCGATACTCGTTTGTTTTTTACCATATCTTGGATATGCAGAAGGTTGTAGAAGGGGGGCCATGGACGTTTGAGCAGAGCTTATTAGCATACCATAGGCTTGAAGGTAACGAGGATCCACATCTGGTTAATTTGCATACAAGTGATATGTGGGTTCAAGTATATGATCTCCCAAAGGGTTTCAACTCGGAGCAAATATTTATGAATATAGGAAACTTTGTTGGGAAATTTGTGAAATCTGATCCGGCAAATTTGAGTGGAGGATGGCGAATGAATGCTCGAGTACGGGTGACAATGGATCTGGATAAACCACTTAAAAGACGTATGAGGATTAAAAGAGAATGA